In Candidatus Margulisiibacteriota bacterium, the genomic window GTCAATGGTCTTGAGCCTGGAATCGTCATCTTCCCGGATGGGTTTTATGGCCCGCTCCGAGCTGTATCACGACCGGATCCAGACGGTTGACGAGATCTTTGCCGAGATCGACAAGGTCAAGCCTGACGATATTGTCAGATTGGCGAATCAGTATTTTAGGAACGAAGAGCTTTCTCTGACCGTTATTGCCGACCTGGATGAACTGCCGCTCAAGGAATTAAAATGTTAAAAGTTCAAGTCAAGGTTTTGCCCCACGGGTCGGGTTTGCCGCTTCCCAAATACATGACTGATCATTCGGCGGGGATGGACCTCTGCGCGGCGGTTGAAAAGGAAGTTGTTATCCCGTCGGGGGAATGGAAACTGGTCCCGACTGGTTTGGCGATCGCTTTGCCGGAAGGATATGAGGCGCAGGTTCGGCCCCGCTCCGGTTTGGCGCTCAAGCAGGGAGTTTCGGTCCTCAACACGCCGGGAACAGTGGATGCCGACTACCGGGGAGAGGTTGGGGTGATCCTGATGAACCACAGCAAAAATGATTTGCTGATCAAGCGGGGGGACCGGATCGCCCAGATGATCATTAACAAGTTTGAGCGGATAGTTTTTGATGAAGTCGAAGAACTGTCGGTTACCGAGCGCGGCGCCGGCGGATTCGGTTCGACGGGAAAAAGGGAGAAATAACATGGAAAAAATTAAAGTTATCGTCAATGGAGCAAAAGGGAAAATGGGGCTGGAGACGGTTAAAGCGGTCCAGAACGAGACCGGCCTGGAACTGGTCGCCCGGACCGATATTGGGGATGATCTGGCCAAAGTGATCAAGCAGAGCGGAGCGGAGGTTGTGGTCGACTTTACTCATCCGGCGGCGGTTATGGAAAATATTCGTTTGATCCTGGGGAGCGGAGCGCATGCCGTTGTCGGCACGACCGGTTTGACCGATGACAACCAGAAAGAAGTTAAAGGGTTATGTGAAAAGCACAAAGTTAACTGCCTGATCGCCCCGAACTTTGCCATCGGCGCGGTCCTGATGATGCTTTTTGCCAAGGAAGCGATCAAACATATGCCGAAAGCGGAGATCATTGAGTTCCACCACGAGCAGAAAGCGGACAAGCCGTCCGGTACCGCCATCAAGACCGGCCACATCATGGGGAAAGAGGTCCCGATCCATTCGGTCCGCCTTCCCGGCCTGGTCGCCCACCAGGAAGTGATCTTTGGCGGTTTGGGGCAAACCCTGACCATTCGCCACGATTCGATCTCCCGCGACTCCTTTATGCCCGGAGTGATCATGGCGGTCCGTAGGATCAAAGGGCTCAAGGGTTTGGTCTACGGCCTGGAAAACCTGTTATAATTGAGGTGTGGAAAAGTATTACAAAGTAGTTTCGGATAACCGCAAAGCGCGCTTCGATTACATCATTCTCGAGGTCTACAAAGCAGGTTTAGTTTTGACCGGGAATGAGGTAAAATCTGTCCGGTTGGGAAGGGTCAACCTTCAGGACAGCTATGGGCGGGTTGAAAACGGCCGGATAATGTTATATGGTATGCACATCAATCCGTACGGCCAGGCGGCAAATAGCGACCCGCTCCGGTCGCGCCAGGTTTTGCTTAACAAGCAAGAGCTGGTGAAATTGACGGGGAAAGTCGCCGAAAAAGGATTGACCCTGGTCCCGCTGAAAATATATTTTGACGGTAATTGGGCCAAGGTTGACCTGGGAGTAGCCAAGGCCAAAAAGAAGTACGAAAAACGTGAAGCAATTAGACGTAGAACAACTGAAAGAGAAATTGAAAAAGCTATTAGAGGAAAAAATAATGATCAATAAAACTGCCAGAACTTATACCGTTTCCGATCTGTATAAAGAAGCGGCCCAACTGGTCCAGGGGGAGTTCAAGGGGTTGAAGGACAGGCCGCTGACTCCTGCGGAACAGACCAAGTCGGAGGAGCTGGCCAAATTGATCTCTAAAATGGCCTTGAAGGAGATGGACCTGTTATGATCGAGATACCGGGACAAAAGCCCTTTACTCCGCCGATCACTCCTAAAGAAGCGAAAGCGGTAGATAAAGAGGCGACCGAACAGACAGCGCAAAAACCAGCCTCCATGCCCAAAGGGCCGATCCCCCAGGGGATAGGGCGCGGGCCGGAGCTTGATGCCCAGGCGATCGCCACCCGGCTGGCGGTATTGGCGACCGAAGCCAAAGAAAAAGAGCTTAAGTTCGAGGATATTATCGATCGGGCGATCGCCGAAACTGGGATGACCAACGCCCAGGGGGCGATGGAAGAGGTCAACCGCCGGATCCAGCAGGAGATCGAGGCGGAGATCGACAAGATCAAAGATAACAAGGACCTGATGGAAGAAGCCGAGAGCTGGCAGGAGTTTGCCGAGACCCTCTCGCGGATGAACAAAGAGCAGGTTGAGTCTTTCATGGGACTGCTTCAGGAAACGATCAAAGCTAAGAGTTTTTAACGGCAAAGGCACAGGCACAGGGGGAAATTTGCTTCCTGTGCCTTTGCCTGCGCCTGAATTTGCGGAGCAAATTTCCCGGGGCTGTAAGGGTTTTGACGGGGAGTTGTGGTTGCGTGAGTTGCGAGCCGAGGATGTCATCTCACCTCGTAAAACATGGTGGCAACGTTCAAACGCGAACGTACAAACATTAATTGCAGACGCGCGTGAAATGGGTCTCGATGCCTTCAAGCAATTGATCGGCTATCAGCCCGCTCCCGCTCTGCAAGCTGCTTAATAACTAAGTAGCACGTCTTCCGAATTCGCCGATAGGTTCGGGTCAAGATGTTATTTTGTCGGATACCTGGCTGGTCCCGCCGGTTGGCAAGCCGGGGAAACAATAAAGCGGCTAGTCCGGGAGCCTCCTCGTTTAAGGAAAAGTTCCGGATGAAATAATAATTGAAACTACGCTCGTAGTGGCTCCCGTAATTGCCTTTCCGGACAGGGGTTCGACTCCCCTCAGCTCCACCAATTTCCGGGGTTCTCCCGATGGACATTATAATAAAATAATTATGAAATCATCGGGATCCCGTCCATTCATTTTAATTTAATAATGTGCGACGGGAGACTCCCCTCAGCTCCAATTTGACTGACAACTCGGTGTTTCGCGCCTACAACTAACGACCAACAACTTGTTGTTTTTATATGATAATCAGTTGTCGGTGGTAGCGAGTCACGACGCAAGGCGGGACGAGCGTCTTGTTCGTTGTCGGTTATTATCCCCTTGACCATGGACGCTTACCCCCCTATAATACCCACATGCGGTTTACATCTTTTCAAAAGGGTCTGCTTGTCGCCCTCCTGGTTATTGTTGCTTTTCTTTCTATTATATTCGTCAATGGGATCCTGCTTGGCGACGCTTTTTCCAAAGAAGAGGCCCAGCACGCGATCTACGGTTTGTGGCTTTATAAGGATATTCGCGCTCTGGACTTTGGCGCTTTTTGGTACGACACCCAGCGGCAAATGTTCTGGCCCTTTCTCCATTCCTGGTTCCTGTCGGTAACTTTCTTTTTCTTCGGGGTCACTTTTGCCGCCGCCCGGTTTTTGAGTTTTCTGATCTTTATCCTGACCCTCTTTTTTATTTATCAGGCGTCGCTCCAGCTTAGCCGAAGGTCAGGGCCGTTGATCGGCCTTATGGCGGTAGCGCTTGCTTTGTCATCGCCGATCATGATCAACTACGCGACGCAGAGCACCCTGGAGGGGCTGGGCGCTCTAATATTTTTGGTCGCTTATTATTTCTATATCAGCACCGAGGACCGCAAGTCGCTGATCAACTATGTGTTTTTGGCGATCCTGGTTGGCCTGTCGATTTACACCAATTACCTTTACGCGTATTTCATGATCCCGGCCTTTCTGGTCGTTTCTTTTGCCAAGCTGGGGCCGGTCTTTGTCGAGGTTCGGGCTCTTAGTAAAAAAGGAGAGCATGCCGCTTACCCCTTTCTCTGGTGGGCATATCGCAAGCTGATCTTTATTACTGTTCTTTTGGTTGTTGCCGGCGCCTGGTTCTTTACTTCCGCCTTCGCCCGAAAATTCCTCCTTTTTCTGCAGGCAATTTTCCGGTATTCCGGCGGTGAATCGATTGATGGTCTTTTGCCGGCACTGTTTTACTATCCCCGGATGATCATTGAGCACTATTCCTTCTCTCCCTGGCTTGGCCTGCTGATCGTGGTTGCCCTGTTTCTCCCTTTTACCGCTTTCCATTACTGGAAAACCAACAAGCTCTACACCTTTATCTGGACGGTTTTGATCCTGGCGACCATGACCGTTCCGACCAAAGCTCCACAGTTCATTTACATTATCGCTCCGTTCCTTTTTATGGTCGCGGCCTCGTCTTTCTTTTATTTTATCGAGAAATATGACCTCAAGGCCAAACGGGTCCTGATCGCCCTGCTGCTCCCGGCCCTGATCTCTTTGCCTGCGCTGTTTGGCTTATACTTTCCTCAGCGGCCGGCGGAGAACATGACCGGGGTCTTGAGGTATTTCCGCCAGAGCGTCCTCCCCAGGCATCCGGTCGCGATATCCGTTAACCTTCAGCATCTAAACTCTGAAGTGGTCAATTTTTATTTCTGGGACTGGAATGCCCCTGTTTTGGCCGATACCGCCGCCCAGGAAGGGCAGCTTTTCCAGTCGGCCCGCTACTTTTTTGCCCTTGAGCTGGACGAGTGCAGCCCCGTCCATTTGGATGTTTTGGACGACTCGCTTTTCCGCTGGAACGCTTTTTTAAGCGATAAACTGAAAAATAATGAGGTTTCGGAGCTTTCGATGCGTCATTTTGCCAGCTTAGGCTTGACCGCCAAGATCTACGAGAAAAAAACACCGTTATATACACCTAAAAACCCTCTTTATTAACAAGGTTCTTTCCCGCGGCAATTTTCAATTAAAGTGAAATTATCCCCTGTCTTTATCGACAAATGTTAGGACCTAGTCTCAATTGACCGTCTAACCGCGGAATTCTTGCCCGCCGGCAGGAGGGAATTCCGCGGTTAAATAGATTAAGCGAAACAAAGAAGGAACGCGTTAATGGCAAACACTATTAGCAGACTACATTCTCTTGGCCGACAGTATTGTAATTTTGGCCGGGAACGTTTGGCGGCCGGCAATACCGGGGCCAGGGTCAGTTTTCCTGATAAAGCGGCTTGGAAGTACCTGCCGGTTGGCATTTATTATCATTTGGTCAGCAATATTGTCAGCCGTTTGATTGATCATTCAAGCCAATCCCCCTTCGGTGCGCCGGTCTACGCTTCTGTTGCGGCGATGACCCAAAAAACAAGGTCCGTATTAGAAGATCCACCTGTTTTGAAAATGACCAACCGGGTCCCCCTAAGAGATAGCCATACCGCCCCGGGACATCTGACCGGCGAAGCCAAACGGATGGTCAGGATCATCAGAGAGCTGACCCGCCGGGATAACGGGGTCTTTACCAGGGAACAATTCAACAATTACTGTGTAATGGGGAATTTTACTGTTGATCATCTGGCCCTTTTCAACCATCTGCTTAGCGAGAATATGGTCCGCCTCGTTGACAATCAAAAAACCGAATATTTTGAAGTTGTAGATCAGGTCGAGTGGATCTCCAGCAACGCGACCCAGATCAATGTCAACGGAGAGATCATGAGCCTGCGTAAAGCCCTTCAGGGGGTATACACTATCCATGAGGTCATCAACATTGCCGCGCAAACCCTGGACGTGCTATGGGGGAACTCCCGGGTCTATCTATACGACCCACAAAGCGGGACGGCTACCCTGGCGATCAGCAGCGGCGACCGTGACAATGCCGACTCGCATTATCAGGGGGGATGGATCCCGCTTAGGAAGTTGAACGCCGAAGCGGAGCGGCGGTTTATTTCCAACGGGCGGACGCTTTCTGTTGTTGATCTGAAAGAGGAGGCTAGCCTGCACAAAGCCGACCGGGGAGAGGAGGCGATTACCGACCTGGTCTCAATCGAAGCGGATTACCAGAATTATAGTTTGCCCGACGGCAACCCCGGAAAAATGGTTTACGGAGTTTTTTCTTATACCCCCGACCAGGTTGAACAACGCTTTGCCGATGACCTGGAAATGAAGCGTAAACACAGCATCTGGGCCCTCTGGACCGCTTCCAACCGGATACCGAACGATGAAAGAGGCCGGGACCTGGCGGCCAGATACCCGGCGCTGATGACCGCCGAACCGCTTTCCGCCAATAACCGGCCCCAGGATGTCGCTGCAAAACTTTATAACATGGTCTTGCGGGAGGTCGCCCAGCGGATCTCGGAAATTTGCGGCGGACGGGGAATCAGGGAGGTGTGGGGGGCAGAAGAGCGCTCGATCGCTAAAGAAGAAGATACCGGCAGACGTCAAATTGTTGCGCACCCGGCCGGCCTTAGCGTGGTCTCGCTGGTTGTGAATGGGAACCAAAACCTCGCTTTTAATCTTGTTCCCCAGCTTACTACGGAAGAAAAAATGGAGCTTCTTAAAAGAGGGCAATTATTCGAGATCAATGGGATGAGGGTGAGGCTTTACGAGTATCCCAGGGATAAGTTTAAGGAGGATGAAATCCCCAGCATAACAAATTGGATCCGCGATGCCATTATTGCGGTTTATGACGGGACCGAATTGGCCAGGGGAAAATCAAAAGAACAGATGATCAGGGAACTTTCACTTGAAGACCGACTGATGTATGAACGGGTTATCGCATCCCGATATACATTTTTGATTGAAGGGCCTCAAGGGGAAGAGCATAATATTCAGGGAGTGGTATCGTTCAATATTCTTCAGTTAAATGATGGCAAACAAAGTTATGAGGTTTTAAAAATTCCAGAGGCAATGATCCAACCGGCAGCGCGCGGCCGGCGCCT contains:
- the dapB gene encoding 4-hydroxy-tetrahydrodipicolinate reductase, producing the protein MEKIKVIVNGAKGKMGLETVKAVQNETGLELVARTDIGDDLAKVIKQSGAEVVVDFTHPAAVMENIRLILGSGAHAVVGTTGLTDDNQKEVKGLCEKHKVNCLIAPNFAIGAVLMMLFAKEAIKHMPKAEIIEFHHEQKADKPSGTAIKTGHIMGKEVPIHSVRLPGLVAHQEVIFGGLGQTLTIRHDSISRDSFMPGVIMAVRRIKGLKGLVYGLENLL
- a CDS encoding DUF1186 family protein, with the protein product MIEIPGQKPFTPPITPKEAKAVDKEATEQTAQKPASMPKGPIPQGIGRGPELDAQAIATRLAVLATEAKEKELKFEDIIDRAIAETGMTNAQGAMEEVNRRIQQEIEAEIDKIKDNKDLMEEAESWQEFAETLSRMNKEQVESFMGLLQETIKAKSF
- the smpB gene encoding SsrA-binding protein SmpB — encoded protein: MEKYYKVVSDNRKARFDYIILEVYKAGLVLTGNEVKSVRLGRVNLQDSYGRVENGRIMLYGMHINPYGQAANSDPLRSRQVLLNKQELVKLTGKVAEKGLTLVPLKIYFDGNWAKVDLGVAKAKKKYEKREAIRRRTTEREIEKAIRGKNNDQ
- the dut gene encoding dUTP diphosphatase, producing MLKVQVKVLPHGSGLPLPKYMTDHSAGMDLCAAVEKEVVIPSGEWKLVPTGLAIALPEGYEAQVRPRSGLALKQGVSVLNTPGTVDADYRGEVGVILMNHSKNDLLIKRGDRIAQMIINKFERIVFDEVEELSVTERGAGGFGSTGKREK
- a CDS encoding glycosyltransferase family 39 protein, whose amino-acid sequence is MRFTSFQKGLLVALLVIVAFLSIIFVNGILLGDAFSKEEAQHAIYGLWLYKDIRALDFGAFWYDTQRQMFWPFLHSWFLSVTFFFFGVTFAAARFLSFLIFILTLFFIYQASLQLSRRSGPLIGLMAVALALSSPIMINYATQSTLEGLGALIFLVAYYFYISTEDRKSLINYVFLAILVGLSIYTNYLYAYFMIPAFLVVSFAKLGPVFVEVRALSKKGEHAAYPFLWWAYRKLIFITVLLVVAGAWFFTSAFARKFLLFLQAIFRYSGGESIDGLLPALFYYPRMIIEHYSFSPWLGLLIVVALFLPFTAFHYWKTNKLYTFIWTVLILATMTVPTKAPQFIYIIAPFLFMVAASSFFYFIEKYDLKAKRVLIALLLPALISLPALFGLYFPQRPAENMTGVLRYFRQSVLPRHPVAISVNLQHLNSEVVNFYFWDWNAPVLADTAAQEGQLFQSARYFFALELDECSPVHLDVLDDSLFRWNAFLSDKLKNNEVSELSMRHFASLGLTAKIYEKKTPLYTPKNPLY